The genomic segment AATAAGCTAGGTCATGACGGATCCGGTCGTTTTATTCCATATTTAAACCGCGCTCGCGGTAAAGACATCATAGATTTGGAACCGTTAAGAGATTATGAGAATACGGACGGAACCGGAGATTTTTATCAAGTAACTAAGAAAACAGATAAACCTACAGTGGTTGGTCCTTATCATTATACTGTAAGCGGTAAAAGTATTCTGATGATCTCTCTTGTGGTTCCGATCAGTGTACCTGGTCAATTTTACGGTGCCGCAGGTATGGACATAGACCTGAAAAATTTGCAAGAGAGGATCGGAAATAAAAAACCTTTTAGGAACAAAGGACATATCGCTCTCATTTCTTCTACAGGATTGTATGCGATCAACGGAGAAAATCAAGAATTGCTCGGTAAAAAGATCGCGGACGAGAATGAATTAAAACAATATCTGGAAAATGTAAACGAAGGAAAAAGATTCGTATACGAATCCGGAGGGAACACTTCTTATTATTTTCCATTCCATATTGGAAAGGATCCTAAGTTTTGGACTCTAATGGTGAGCATTCCAAATTCGGTATATTATGAAAATATTGGAGATATTATCCTAAAAGCCGTTCTTTCTTCTTTCCTGATCTTGATTGTAGTATTACTTTCTTTAAATTTAATATTTGATCGACTCGTGAGTTCGGGCCTTTTGAAAGCGATCGGTTTCTCGGATGAGATCGCTAAGGGAAATCTAACGGTTAAGAATGATTATCCCGTAAAAGATGAGATCGGTACATTATTTATCTCTATGGACCAGATGAGGGAAAATCTTCTGAACGTGGTCAAGGAGATGAGATCTTCGTCTGAAAAATTAGGTTCTAAATCGGAAGAGATGGCTGTTTCTTCTCGGAACTTTGCGGATATTGCACAGACCCAAGCTTCTGCAGCTGAGGAATCTTCTGCGGCAGTAGAGGAACTTGCCGCTTCTGCTCAAAACGTAGGTAAGTCCATGGAAAAAGCAGTGGAGAATACCAAAGAGATAGACGGCAACTCAATGAGGTTGAAAGAACAGATCATAAGTATCAACCAAGAAATGCAGGGACTGGTCAATCTTGCGGTAGAATCCAAAAGACAAGCTGTGACCGGAGAGAACGCGATGTTTGCCTCCACGAATGCAATGGGTGAGATCGGAGAAAGTGCCTCTAGAATTACGGAAATCTTATCTATCATTACTGAGATCTCCGAAAAAACAAACCTTCTCGCATTGAACGCAGCGATAGAAGCGGCAAGGGCCGGAGAAGCAGGAAAAGGATTTGCTGTCGTTGCAGAAGAGATAGGCAAACTTGCTTCCCAAACTTCCAGTTCGGTCCAAGAGATCGGCGAACTTGTAGAATCCACAAACGATGCTGTCATGAATGGTAACTCCAAGGTGGAAGAAGCTTCTTTAATATTAAAAAAGTTGAAACAAAGTGTGAATGAGTTCGAGATTTCTGCGAATAAAGTTTTGGTTTCCGTGAAAGACCAAGAGACGAATACGGGCAGGATCCAAACTAGTTCCAATACTTTAACTTCTTTCAGTATGCAGATCGAAGAAGCGGTTATCGAACAGAAAAACGCTACGAATGAGATCACCAAAACGATCCTTAGTATTTCAGAAGGTACTCAGGAGATAGCGGGTGGGGCCGATGATCTTACCACATTCTCAGGTGAGACACAAATGTTAGCGGAACAACTTTCCAAACTGATCGAAAAGTTTAAAGTGGACTAAGTTACCTATCCGCAAGATCTAAAATTTCTGAGTCTAAAAATAGAACCGAACTGGAATTCCATTGGAAGATTGTACCGTCCAAGGTACATTTTCCTTCTGAAACCTTTTGTTTTAATTTAGAAAGTATTGTTTCTTTTTTATCGGGAAAATAATCCAAAAAATCTTTAAGATCGATCGGAAGGAATATCCTAAAAAGAGATATTAGGATTTCTTCAAATGGATCAGAGGTTTCGTAGAGGTCCGGATTTTTTCCCGTTCCATTTATATAGGCAGAAGTGTTTCTTGGGTTGGAATACCTACCGGAAGGTAAAAATCCGTGAGCCCCAGGTCCGATCCCCAAATAATTTTCGTAGGTCCAATATTTCATATTATGGCGAGAGAAGAGTCCGGGCTTCGAATAATTAGAAACCTCGTATTGAACAAATCCCTTGGATCTCAAAAAATCCGGCAAATCTTGTAGGATTTTTTCCTGCACTTCCTCGGAAGGTGGAGCGGCACTCCCTGCAGAAACCTTTCTACTATATTCTGTTCCTTTTTCTACAGTGAGAGCATAAATGCTGATATGAGAAACTCCCGAGGCCAAAACAGAATTTGCATCTTCGTAAAATTCTTTTTCTGTCTGTCCTGGAACTCCGAACATCAGGTCCGCGCCATAATTTGTTATTTTAGAAGTTTGTAATGCTTCCAAGGTCCTGGTATAAGTTTCCGGGTCGAAATATCTGTCTAAAAACTTCAGATTTTTGGGAAGAAAGGATTGTATTCCAACATGAACTCTGTTGATCCCCGCGTCATACAATCCTTGCAGATATTCGGGAGTTACATCTTCCGGGTTACATTCTAATGTAATCTCAGAATCTGCGGAAAGATTTAGATTGTCTTTTAAGAATTTTATAAAATCCGCATATCGTGTATAGGATGCTTTAGAAGGAGTTCCGCCTCCGAAAAACAAACTATCAAAAACAATGTCTCGATAGTCGGGAAAGTTTTTAAGTCTTAGTAGAACTTCTTCTTTATATTTGGAAAATAGAGTTTCTTCCAGGGGAGAAGGTTCTAACCCTATTCCTTCCGAATAAAAATCACAATAACTACATTTGTGAACGCAAAATGGATAGTGTACATAGATTCCCGGTCTGTTAGTTTTTTGTATGACCGGGAGTCTTGTTTCCAAATTATTTTGTATTCTTGCTGACCGAGTCTACTTCCGTTTCTATAGACGCAGAAGATTTTTTAGGATTCGGTTTTAAGATCAGATCCACAAGCGGGATCTCGTTCTTTCTGTCCAGCACTGAATACAATAATGCCTTTTTGGATTCTGGAGTTGGAGAAAAAGAGAATAAAATTTTCAGATTTGAAACATCCGGCAAATCCAAAAATGGAGTTCCGTAATGCAGGCAAACGATCTCCGCTTCCGGGAATTTTTGAGCAAGAGAGGCCGCAAGATCCAATTCAGTTTGGGTGAATGAATTTAAAACTGCACGTTTTACTTCTTTTTTTTCCAACTTTTTGCGCAGACTAGCTAAATCTGAATTCGTAAGATTACGAGATTTTAGGTCGGAAAGAAATTCTTCTCCCTTTAAATAGAAAACCGTATTTTCAATAGATGCACTTTCAGGTAGGAAAGTTTTAGGAAAGGAAACAATCGCCTTTCTGCTTACATCTCTATTCAGAGTTTCTTGGTAATATTGGGAGAATAAATTTTCTCTATTCTTATCCTGTTCTGCAAAATGGTTTTTTAATACTTCAGGAAGTTCTATTGGGAACACTGAAGCCGCTCTTCCGTTTTTAGGACCTTCTGCAAACTCTGTGATGATCCCGTATTTTAGTTTATAATAAATTTGTCTTTTGACTGCTTCTTTTAAAAGATCTTTTCCCTCTCTTACTAAGGTTCCTTTTTTGTAGGCCTTTAAGATCTGATCTCTCATGGATTGAGTAGTTGGACCCCAGCTAGTCATTAGAATAATATCTGCCCCTGCAATCAAAGCAAGCACGCCCGGATCTTCTTTTTGGTAATGTTCGTCTATCGCATCCATTTCCATCGCATCCGTAATAATAAGTCCTTGGTATTGGAATTCTTTACGAAGTAGATCTCCTAGGATTTTAGAAGAAAGAGTAGCGGGGAAGTTCGGATCGATCTTTGGATATACGATATGTGCGCTCATGATCGCGTCGGCGCCATTTTGGATAGCAGTTTGGAATGGGATAAGCTCAAAGTTTTTAAGTTCTTCCAAGGTTTTTTCTATTTTAGGAAGTCCTAAATGACTATCCACATTGGTGTCCCCATGACCAGGGAAATGTTTGATTACGGGAATAGAACCGCCGAGTCTTGCTCCTTCTTCATAAGAAACTCCCGCATTTAATACAGTTTCTAGATTACTTCCTAAAGATCTTGTGTTGATGACCGGATTGAATGGATTATTATTGATGTCCATATCAGGAGCGAATAAAAAGTTCAGTCCCAATTTTCTCAATTGGTAAGAAGTGACAAAGCCAACTTTTTTAGCCATGTCTTTATCCTTGGTTTGGCCGAGCGCCATTGCTCCAGGAAATTGAGTCACTCCGTCTTTGACTCGGATCACTCTTCCACCTTCCTGGTCTACTGAGATGAGTAATGGTAATCCAGTATTTTCTAATGCACTTGTTTGTAGATCTTTGTTCAAAGATTTGATCTCAGACTTGGAGCCCAAGTTTCTTCCGAATAAGATCACTCCACCAGGTTTGATCGTCTCAATTTCTTTCTTAGCGATCGGATCTAGAATGGTTCCAGGTATTGCAACATGGATGACCTGACCTACTAATTCTTCTGGGCTGAGTTTAGAAGTAATCTCCTCAGCTTGACGAAGCATTCCTTCTTGGATTTCCTGGGCTTGGAGTTCACTTCTGAATTGGCCCAACCAAAGGTATAAGAAGAGTAAGAAAGCGGCAGTAACGCCTGCGACTAGTAACCGTTTGAACATACTTACTAGATCCCAATCGGTTGCGTATTCGTAAAGCAGAACTTGAAGCGTCCTTTTTGGGACCTTGCTTGGACATGATGGGTCGGATTGTAGATAGGAGAAAAAATGAGCCGTTTATCATATTATGGATTTTTCAGTATTTTAGTAATCTTTGCTTTTGTTGCTTCTTGCAATAAAGAAGGTTCCGAGCAAGAACCAAAGGTCTCTCCAAAGATGGAAACAAAAACAAACGGCAAAAAGATCCTTTTCTTTGGAGACAGTTTAACTGCCGGTTATGGCTTGAATGGACCGGAAGAATCTTTTGCTCATCTATCCTTTTTGGAACTCCAAAAAAAATATCCGGATCTGGGATATGTAAATGCGGGTGTTAGCGGCGACACTACTTCAGGTGGACTCGCAAGACTAGACTGGGTTTTGAATACAAAATATGATGTGTTCGTTTTGGAATTGGGAGCAAACGATTCTTTAAGAGGACTTCCTACAAAGATGACTGAGGAGAATCTAACAAGGATTATTCGCGAGGCTCGGGCAAAATATCCTTCCATTAAAATTCTATTAATTGGGATGAGAACGCTTCCGAATATGGGGCCCCAATACGCAAAAGAATTTGCGAGTCTCTTTCCGAGAGTCGCTAAAAAAGAAAAGACTGAATTTATGCCATTCTTGCTAGCAGGCGTTGCAGGAGATAGAAAATTGAACCAAGACGATGGGATCCATCCCACTGCAGAAGGTCATAAAATACTCTCTAAACATCTGGTTCCTTATTTGAACAAACTATTGAAATAGTTCGAGCATCCAATCATTAAAGTACAACAATATTTGTAAATGCTTGCTTTCTGATTTCGGATAGGAGATAACTCCTTCCTGGGACAGGGGCAAGAAATGGTACGCCAACATTATAGATCATGTACTTTATGCGAAGCTATGTGCGGACTCAGACTAGAGATAGAGGACGATGTAGTAGTTGCAGTTAGAGGAGATAAAGAGGATAAATTCAGTAGAGGTCATCTTTGTGCGAAAGGACCCGAACTTAAAAATTTATACGAAGATCCTGACAGACTTAAATTTCCTTTAAAACGTACTGAGAATGGATGGGAGAAGGTAGACTGGGTCACAGCTCTCACTGATATCGCTACAAAACTTGTGGAGATCCAAAATAAGTACGGAAACGATTCCATCGCAGTATATAGCGGAAACCCAAGCGTCCATAATTACGGTTCCATGTTATTCGGCCAAAGGTTTATAGGGCGTTTAAGAACTAAAAATAATTATTCTGCAACTTCTGTGGACCAGCTTCCTCACCAATTACTTTCTTATTGGATGTTCGGCCACCAACTACTGGTTCCAATTCCCGATATAGATAGAACCAATTTCTTTTTGATCCTAGGCGGAAACCCATTTGCATCTAATGGAAGTTTAATGACTGTTCCGGATGTAAAAAAGAGATTAAAAGAGATACAGGAAAGAGGCGGTAAATACGTAGTTATAGATCCAAGAAAGACTGAAACTGCAGTTCATGCGGATGAACATCATTTTATTCTGCCAGGAACGGATGCATTCTTCCTTCTTTCTATTATAGATGTACTATTTAAGAAAAACTTAACAAAGAAAAATTCCTTAATCAAAGAAGAAGATTTACTAAAATTAAAATCGATTGCGGCTCAGTACCCTGCAAATGAGACGGAAAAGTTAACCGGAATTTCTGTAGAAACAGTAGAGAGGATCGCATTCGAATTTTCGAAAGCGAACGGTGCAGTATGTTATGGTCGTGTAGGAGTTTCTACACAAGCATTCGGTGCGCTTTGCCAATGGTTGATCAATTCAATCAATTGTATCACTGGAAATATGGACTCAGTTGGAGGTGCAATGTTTACACTTCCTGCCGTGGACATGATCGATCCAAAAGGAGTGATGAAAAGTTCTCCAGGAAGTTTTCATACTTACGGTTCAAGGGTCAGGGATTTACCTGAATTTAACGAAGAATTACCTGTTGCAGCACTTGCAGAAGAAATTTTAACTCCGGGACAAGGTCAAGTGAAGGCACTAGTAACTTCTGCCGGAAATCCGTTATTATCAACTCCAAACGGTTCTCAATTAGAGAAGGCAGTTTCAAGTTTGGAGTTTATGGTAAGTGTGGACTTCTATCTGAATGAGACAACAAAACACGCTCATTATATTCTTCCACCAAGTTCTGCTTTGGAACATGATCATTACGATTTAGTGTTTAATGTTTTTGCGGTACGAAATACAGTTAGATATAATCAACCTGCATTCGAACCTGAAGAAGGAATGCTTCATGATTGGGAAATTTTTTCGGATCTTACCAAAAGAATCGAACTTCTTAAATCAGAAAAACCTCTTCCTAAAGAATTGATCAAAACAAAGATCACTCCTTCTGCGATTATTGATCATGCTTTAAAATCAGGCCCTTATGGAGAAAAATCCGGATCTTCCGTTGGAATGAGTTTAGAACTCCTGAAAAACAGTCCACATGGAGTTGATCTTGGAGCCTTGAAACCTTGTTTTCCTGACAGACTTTGGACGGAAGACAAGATGATCCGACTTGTTCCTAAGGAAGTGGTTTCCGATTTGGATCGATTGGCAAAATACGGACAAAAACTTCTCACAGACAAAAAAGAAAATGGTTCTTTCTTACTGATAGGAAGAAGACATTTAAGAAATAA from the Leptospira andrefontaineae genome contains:
- a CDS encoding methyl-accepting chemotaxis protein; this encodes MSIRLRISLYISIVLFTAFSLLAAYNSYSSYQNLREEVEQSSDVTAERWTFEIMEELNTLMGLIRGFRFPLIYASPGREQVVQTLREIMKRNENYFGMWLCYEPNAYDGKDILYKNKLGHDGSGRFIPYLNRARGKDIIDLEPLRDYENTDGTGDFYQVTKKTDKPTVVGPYHYTVSGKSILMISLVVPISVPGQFYGAAGMDIDLKNLQERIGNKKPFRNKGHIALISSTGLYAINGENQELLGKKIADENELKQYLENVNEGKRFVYESGGNTSYYFPFHIGKDPKFWTLMVSIPNSVYYENIGDIILKAVLSSFLILIVVLLSLNLIFDRLVSSGLLKAIGFSDEIAKGNLTVKNDYPVKDEIGTLFISMDQMRENLLNVVKEMRSSSEKLGSKSEEMAVSSRNFADIAQTQASAAEESSAAVEELAASAQNVGKSMEKAVENTKEIDGNSMRLKEQIISINQEMQGLVNLAVESKRQAVTGENAMFASTNAMGEIGESASRITEILSIITEISEKTNLLALNAAIEAARAGEAGKGFAVVAEEIGKLASQTSSSVQEIGELVESTNDAVMNGNSKVEEASLILKKLKQSVNEFEISANKVLVSVKDQETNTGRIQTSSNTLTSFSMQIEEAVIEQKNATNEITKTILSISEGTQEIAGGADDLTTFSGETQMLAEQLSKLIEKFKVD
- the hemW gene encoding radical SAM family heme chaperone HemW — translated: METRLPVIQKTNRPGIYVHYPFCVHKCSYCDFYSEGIGLEPSPLEETLFSKYKEEVLLRLKNFPDYRDIVFDSLFFGGGTPSKASYTRYADFIKFLKDNLNLSADSEITLECNPEDVTPEYLQGLYDAGINRVHVGIQSFLPKNLKFLDRYFDPETYTRTLEALQTSKITNYGADLMFGVPGQTEKEFYEDANSVLASGVSHISIYALTVEKGTEYSRKVSAGSAAPPSEEVQEKILQDLPDFLRSKGFVQYEVSNYSKPGLFSRHNMKYWTYENYLGIGPGAHGFLPSGRYSNPRNTSAYINGTGKNPDLYETSDPFEEILISLFRIFLPIDLKDFLDYFPDKKETILSKLKQKVSEGKCTLDGTIFQWNSSSVLFLDSEILDLADR
- a CDS encoding glycoside hydrolase family 3 protein — encoded protein: MFKRLLVAGVTAAFLLFLYLWLGQFRSELQAQEIQEGMLRQAEEITSKLSPEELVGQVIHVAIPGTILDPIAKKEIETIKPGGVILFGRNLGSKSEIKSLNKDLQTSALENTGLPLLISVDQEGGRVIRVKDGVTQFPGAMALGQTKDKDMAKKVGFVTSYQLRKLGLNFLFAPDMDINNNPFNPVINTRSLGSNLETVLNAGVSYEEGARLGGSIPVIKHFPGHGDTNVDSHLGLPKIEKTLEELKNFELIPFQTAIQNGADAIMSAHIVYPKIDPNFPATLSSKILGDLLRKEFQYQGLIITDAMEMDAIDEHYQKEDPGVLALIAGADIILMTSWGPTTQSMRDQILKAYKKGTLVREGKDLLKEAVKRQIYYKLKYGIITEFAEGPKNGRAASVFPIELPEVLKNHFAEQDKNRENLFSQYYQETLNRDVSRKAIVSFPKTFLPESASIENTVFYLKGEEFLSDLKSRNLTNSDLASLRKKLEKKEVKRAVLNSFTQTELDLAASLAQKFPEAEIVCLHYGTPFLDLPDVSNLKILFSFSPTPESKKALLYSVLDRKNEIPLVDLILKPNPKKSSASIETEVDSVSKNTK
- a CDS encoding arylesterase; the encoded protein is MSRLSYYGFFSILVIFAFVASCNKEGSEQEPKVSPKMETKTNGKKILFFGDSLTAGYGLNGPEESFAHLSFLELQKKYPDLGYVNAGVSGDTTSGGLARLDWVLNTKYDVFVLELGANDSLRGLPTKMTEENLTRIIREARAKYPSIKILLIGMRTLPNMGPQYAKEFASLFPRVAKKEKTEFMPFLLAGVAGDRKLNQDDGIHPTAEGHKILSKHLVPYLNKLLK
- a CDS encoding molybdopterin oxidoreductase family protein, whose product is MCGLRLEIEDDVVVAVRGDKEDKFSRGHLCAKGPELKNLYEDPDRLKFPLKRTENGWEKVDWVTALTDIATKLVEIQNKYGNDSIAVYSGNPSVHNYGSMLFGQRFIGRLRTKNNYSATSVDQLPHQLLSYWMFGHQLLVPIPDIDRTNFFLILGGNPFASNGSLMTVPDVKKRLKEIQERGGKYVVIDPRKTETAVHADEHHFILPGTDAFFLLSIIDVLFKKNLTKKNSLIKEEDLLKLKSIAAQYPANETEKLTGISVETVERIAFEFSKANGAVCYGRVGVSTQAFGALCQWLINSINCITGNMDSVGGAMFTLPAVDMIDPKGVMKSSPGSFHTYGSRVRDLPEFNEELPVAALAEEILTPGQGQVKALVTSAGNPLLSTPNGSQLEKAVSSLEFMVSVDFYLNETTKHAHYILPPSSALEHDHYDLVFNVFAVRNTVRYNQPAFEPEEGMLHDWEIFSDLTKRIELLKSEKPLPKELIKTKITPSAIIDHALKSGPYGEKSGSSVGMSLELLKNSPHGVDLGALKPCFPDRLWTEDKMIRLVPKEVVSDLDRLAKYGQKLLTDKKENGSFLLIGRRHLRNNNSWMHNLPKLMTGKDRCTLMIHPEDASALGIKEEEEVLVESRVGKIGLPAEITEEMMRGVVSIPHGFGHAKEGVSLQVASKFAGSSINDLTDDQVLDELSGNAAFSGIPVSLSKRSA